In bacterium, the DNA window CGGTTGATATGAAGATGTTTGATAAAGTCGCGTATGACAGGGTAAAAAACGAAATTATTTTGATGCTTAATGAGCCAAAGCCTCTTAACGCGATAAAAAAAATGGCGGCGTTCAATGAATTGAGGTTTATTCATCCGTCCATAAAATTCGACAGGAGAGCCGTAAATCTTTTTAGTAAAACGGAAGAAGCGCTGGCATGGTTTTCTTTTTCTCTCAATAAAAAAGAACCTTTTGCGCGGTGGCTCATCTATTTTATGGGTTTGATAGACACCTTAAGCGTTTCCGAGACAACAGCTGTTTGCGACAGGTTTAAACTGTCTAAAAAATCGAAGGATAAAATATTAAGGTTTAAGAAAGAAGGAGGTGCAAGAATAAGATATCTGTCGCAGAAAAAAAGCCTGCTGAACAGCGAAATATATTTCAACCTGGCGGTTTATTCGATTGAATTTCTGCTTTTTCTGCTGGCAAAATCCGATACGGACACGGCAAAGCAGAGAATCATCAATTTTATCGAAAAACTCAGGAATGTAAAGCTGAGCATTACGGGAAAGACTCTGATAAAAATGAACATTTCCCCGTCTCCTTATTTTAAAGAGGTTTTGGGGAAAATCCTGGAAGCTAAGCTTGATGGTAAACTCAGAACAAAAGAGGAAGAACTTCAATACGCACTGAAACTCCTTAAGGAACGCTGAGAGAAGTAAATTTGTATTTCGAATCTCGTGTTTCGTATTTAAAGTTTGTTCTGTTATAGTCATTGACAAATATTTTTACGGTTGATATTCTGTAATCCGTTTAACTACAATATTATGTATATATAAAACAGGGAGGATGGATGTTTATTGTAATCGGTTTGCCGATAATACTGATGTCGATAATATTTCACGAAGTTGCCCATGGCTGGGCGGCCTATAAATGCGGAGATCCGACGGCTAAAAATGCGGGAAGGCTGACTTTGAACCCGCTTGCCCACATAGACCTGCAGGGAACAATCATCATTCCGGGTATATTGATAGCTATGAATTTTCTTACGAAAGCCACTGTTCCGGTTATAGGATGGGCTAAACCGGTTCCTATAAATCCGGCCTATTTCCGCGACTGGAAAAAGGGAATGGGTATTACAGGGATTGCCGGGCCTCTGACAAATATTGTTATCGCTCTTATCCTTTCTTTTATGCTGAGGATTTTGTTGATTTCCGGATTTATTTTTAAGGATATGCCCGTGCTTAGTGTTGTGATAGAACAGTTGTCCAAAGCTATCGCTTTTGCGGGGCTGATAAATATTGTTCTTGCGGTGTTTAATATGATTCCCATCCCCCCTCTCGACGGTTCGAGAGTAGTGGTGTCTTTCCTGCGGCCGGACCAGATTCAGGGTTATCTGCGTATTGAACCTTATGGGATAATGATAGTATTCGGGCTTATTATTCTCGGAGGATTCAGGATATTGTGGCCTGTCGTTACGCTGCTGTTTTCGGTTATTTTCGGTGTTCCGATTTCATTTTAAAATGAGGAGTATTTAAAAATGGTTTCGAAAAAAAGGGTTTTAAGCGGTATTCAACCCTCGGGTCGCTTCCATCTGGGTAATTATTTTGCGATGATAAAAAAGATGGTGGAATATCAGAATAACAGCGAACTGTTTTGCTTTATTGTGGATTTGCACGCTTTAACTACGGTAAGTGACGGGAATCAACTTTCGGAATACACCAATGAAGCCGCGGTTTCGCTGCTTTCTTTGGGAATTGACCCCCGCATATCCCATCTGTGGGTGCAATCCGACATTCCTGAAGTTACGGAACTGGCATGGATATTATCCAATATAACGCCTCTCGGACTGATGGAACGCTGTCATTCTTATAAGGATAAGGTCGCAAAAGGGATAAAGCCGAACGCGGGGCTTTTTATTTATCCGATACTTATGGCGGCGGACATATTGCTTTTCCGGTCGAATCTTGTTCCCGTAGGAAAAGACCAGAAACAGCATCTTGAGGTCGCGAGGGATATCGCTTTGAAATTCAATTCTGTTTACGGCGATATCTTTACGGTCCCCGAACCCCTGATTGACAAAAATGTCGCCGTGGTGCCGGGAATTGACGGACAGAAGATGTCGAAATCCTATGGGAATACGATTGAAATATTTGCTTCGAAAGATGATTTGAGAAAGAAAGTTATGGGCATAGTGACGGATTCTCAGCCTGTCGAGGCAAGCAAGGACCCCGATAAATGCAATTTGTATAATATTTATAAACTTTTTGTTTCAGGCGAGGAAAATAAAAAACTCCGGAAAAGGTATACGGACGGCGGATTAAAGTACGGAGATGTGAAAAGAGAACTGTCGGAGATAATATGGGATTATTTTAAAGAGGCCAGGGAAAAAAGGGAAACCCTTTTACAAGATAAAGGTTATATCGATAAAATACTTAAAGAAGGCGCAAGCAGGACACGGGAAGTAGCGGTTGAAACATTGAAAAGCGTTAAGAATGCGGCAGGTTTAAGCGTAAGAATGCTTTAATTTCAAAAAGGTGTTTTTCTATGGGAGAAGATTACAAGGTCCGGCTCGAGGTTTTTGAAGGCCCTCTTGATTTACTGCTTTACCTGATAAAGAAGGATGAGGTGGATATTTATGATATTCCGGTAGAGAAAATAACAAGACAATATCTGGAATATCTTGGATTGATGAAAATGCTTGATTTAACCATTGCCGGCGAATTTCTTGTGATGGCATCCACTCTTATGTATATAAAGTCTATGATGCTGCTTCCTCCGGAAGAAAGGGTTATAGATGAAGAAGAAGATTCCGTTGACCCCAGGGCAGATCTTGTTAAACAGCTGCTTGAGTATAAGCAGTTTAAGGAATTAGCGGATCATCTTGAGGAAAGAGAAAAGGAAAGAGTAAATATTTTTTCCAGAGCGGCTTCTGTTTCCGTCGAATCTGAAGGAGTAGAACTGTCAAATGTAAGTATATTTGACCTTATCAGCGCGTTTTCTGATATTCTGAAGGGAGCCGGACAGGAGGATCTGCGTGAAATTTTTGAAGATAAATTTACCGTTTCAGACAAAATATCCCATATAACCGGGGTTTTGAAAAATAATAAGAACGTTAAGTTTTCCGAGCTGTTTGAGAAGACGGCCAATAAAGGCGAGATTGTAGTTACTTTTCTGGCTGTTTTGGAGCTCATAAGATTAAAAGCCGTCAAAGCCGTTCAGAAAAAACATTTCAGTGATATTTTTATAGAAATGGTGCCAGCTGCTTAAAAAGCGGAGAAGGGACGATATGGAGCAGGTAAACACAAAAGAAAATCTTAAGAATATAGTGGAGGCTGTTTTGTTCGCTTCCGCGGAACCATTGACGATTAGCGACATATTAAAAGCCTTTGAAAGCGAAGATAATCTGGGGAAAAAGGAAGTGAAAGAAGTGATAGACGCCATCAACGATGAATACAGGAATTCAGGCAAACCTTTCCTGTTTGAAGAAGTGGCAGGCGGTTTCAGGATGATTACAAGGCCTGAATACGCGGAGTATATAAAAAGGATATACCAGGCCCAGCCGTCCAGGTTGTCAAAGCCTGCCCTTGAAACGCTGGCCATTATCGCTTACAGGCAGCCGATTATCAAAGCCGATATAGAATCCATAAGAGGGGTTAATGTGGACGGCGTCATAAAAAGCCTTCTTGATAAGAATCTTATCAGGATATCGGGCAGAAAAGATGTTGTGGGACGCCCATTTGAATTTTCTACAACCGAGAAATTCCTTGAATACTTTGGCCTTACTAATATCAAAGAGTTGCCCAGGATAGAAGAGTTGAAGCAGTTTTCTTCTTTAAAATAACGGAGGGTGTGATGAAGGAATTAAAAAATCTAAGGCAGAGGATTAATTCCGTTGATAAAAAAATAATTCAGCTGCTGAATGAGCGCGCCGGAGTTGTGCATGAAGTCGCTAAAATAAAAAAACAACATAAAGTGGAATATTATTCGGCTTCGAGAGAAGAAGAGGTCTACAGCAATATTTCCAGGATTAACAAAGGCCTTCTTGACAAAAATTCGCTTAAAAATATCTACAGGGAGATAATGTCCGCTTCTCTCGCGCTGGAAAAAGATATAACTGTCACTTTTTTAGGGCCTGAGGCTTCATTCACACAGATGGCTGCTTCCAAAAAGTTCGGTTCTTCCGTAAAATACCTGCCTGCGGTTTCCATTTCGGATGTTTTCAGCCTTGTTGAAAAAGGAAGCGCCGATTACGGTGTCGTGCCGATAGAGAACTCGATAGAAGGGGGAGTGACGCATACGCTGGATATGTTTATTGATTCGGACCTTAAAATATGCGCTGAAATTTATCTGGAGATAACGCATTATCTTATAGGCAATTGCGCTTTGGGTTCAATAAAGAAAATATACTCCAAGCCGGAAGTATTCGGACAATGCAGGTTATGGCTTGAAGCCAACCTTCCGGGTTTGGAATATATTCCCTCGTCCAGCACTACGGCCGCCGCCATAAGGGCCGCGAAAGAAAAACACGCCGCGGCTATTGCCAGCAGCCTTGCCGCGGAAAAATATAATATGAAAATTCTGGCAGGTTCCATTCAGGATACGGCGCATAACGAGACCAGGTTTTTGATTGTTGGAAGAAATTACAGCAAAAAAAGCAAAAAAAACAAGACTTCGGTCCTTCTTATGATAAAAGATAAAGTCGGGGCTCTTTATGAATTACTGCAGCCGTTTAAGAAGATGAAAATAAATCTTACAAAAATCGAGTCAAGGCCTTCAAGGAAAAGGGCGTGGGAATATTATTTCTTCGTTGATTTTGACGGATATGTGGAAGATGAAAAAATTAAAAAATGTGTCAGGGATATTTCCAGACACTGCAAATATGTCAAGATATTGGGATCTTATCCCAGAGTATTTTAAATTTAAAATAAATGTTTTATGATACCTCTGCCCAAAAAACATATTATTTCGCTGAATCCCTACTCACCCGGCAAGCCGATTGAGGAGGTTAAACGTGAATTGGGTTTAAAAAAAGTAATTAAAATGGCTTCCAATGAAAACCCGCTGGGGCCCTCGCCTTTTGCTTTAAAGGCCGCTTACCGCGCTTTGAAAAAAGTCCACCTGTATCCTGAGTCCGGTTCATATTACCTGTGCCAGAAGCTTTCCGCCGCTCTTAATGTAAAATCAGAGAACATCTGCATGGGCAACGGGTCTAACGAATTGATTCTTCTTGCCATACATTCGTATGCGTCATCTCCGGAAGACAATATAGCATATGGTTTCCCTTCTTTTATTATTTACCGGATTATAGCGCATAGTTACGGTATTAAAACGATAGAAACAGGATTGAAAAATCACAGGATAGATCTGGAAAAACTGGCGGATTCTTTGACAGAGCATACAAAAATCGTTTTCCTGTGTAATCCCAATAATCCTATGGGAACAATGAACCGCAGGGATGAGGTTGAAGCGTTTATAGAAAAGGTGTCGTCAAAAGTTCTTATTGTAATGGATGAAGCCTATTATGAGTATGCCGATAAAAAGACTTTTCCCGACCTGGTAAAAACCTCCACGGAGAGAAAAAATCTCATTATATTAAGGACATTTTCAAAAATGTATGGCCTGGCGGGGCTCAGAGTGGGTTACGCGGTCGGGCATAAGTCAGTAATCGAGACATTGAATAAAGCAAGGCAGCCCTTTAATGTCAATTCTGTTGCCCAATCTGCCGCTTTGGCCGCGTTAGACGACCGCGGGCATGTAGAAAGGACACTGGAGATTAATGAGGAAGGAATCGATTATATAGTTTCGAATCTGCGCGAAATGGGACTGGAATTTGTTCCGACTTCCACTAATTTCATTCTGATTAAAACAGGCGACTCAAAAAAGTTTTTTGATATGCTGCTTGAAAAGGGTATTATTGTTAGGCCGATGGGAGCTTACGGATTGAATGAATATATCAGGGTTACCGTGGGGTTGCCCGCGGAAAACAGGGAGTTCATCAAAAATTTGAAAATTGCTATGAGCCAAACCGGAGGAAATAAATGATTATTGTTTTAAAACCCGGAATCACAAAAGAACAGAAAGACCATATTATATCAAAAATAAAAGAGTTAAAACTTACTCCGATGGTTTCCGAGGGGGAGGAAAGGACTATTATCGGCGTAATCGGCGATGAGGATGTTATCAGAAACACTCCTCTCGAGGCTTTTTCGGGCGTTGAAAAAGTTATGCCGATTTTAAAGCCGTATAAACTGGTAAGCAAGGAATTCAAACCCGATAGGACCGTAATAAATGTTAACGGTGTTGAAATCGGGGGAAATCTGGAAGTGATAATGGCGGGGCCGTGCGCCATTGAAAATGAAAAGATGATAATCAATACGGCTGAGCATATAAAGAAAGCCGGCGCGCATATACTTAGAGGCGGAGCGTTCAAACCGAGAACGTCTCCTTACAGTTTTCAGGGACTCGGGGATAAAGGCCTGAAATTTATGGCTAAAGCCGGAAAAATAGCCGGTTTGCCGATTGTTACGGAAGTTATGGACACACGCGATGTTCGGCTTGTGGAAGAATACAGTGATATCATACAGATAGGCGCGCGTAATATGCAGAATTTTCACCTTTTAAAGGAGGTGGGCCTTTGCAAAAAACCCGTTCTTCTTAAAAGAGGTTTGAGTTCTACAATAAAGGAATTCCTGATGTCCGCGGAATATATTCTTGCCGGCGGGAATAAGGATGTCATGCTGTGTGAGCGCGGCATAAGGACATTTGAAGATATGACAAGGAATACGCTTGACTTGAGCGCCGTTCCGTTGATTAAGGAATTGAGCCATCTGCCGGTGATAGTTGACCCGAGTCACGCTACCGGAAAGAGAAGCCTTGTTCTTCCGATGAGTAAAGCCGCTATCGCGGCGGGAGCGGACGGGCTTATGATAGAAGTGCACCCCGACCCTGAAAGGGCTGTATCGGACGGGGCTCAGTCGCTTAACTTTGCAGATTTCGGCAAATTGGTTGAAGACATAAAACCGTTTGTAAAAGCCGCAGGAAGAAAATTATAATTAGGTGAATATAAAATAAACGTTGAAATTCGAAATATGAAACACGAATCTCGAAACAAAAAAATTAAAATTTCAATTTCAAAAATCTAAACATTAGTTTGAATATTGGGATTTTGGTTATTAGGATTTGTTTAGAATTTCGGATTTTTGATTTTTATATTTAAAGTGTTTATAAAGGGTGGTAATTATAAAATGAAGCTCAAAAAAGTTGTTATCGTAGGCCCGGGCCTTATAGGCGGCTCAATCGGGAAAACTCTGCTGACAAATAAACTTTCCGAAAAAATCGTAGCGGTTGTAAGAAGAGAGAGCGCCGTGGATGAAGTTGTTAAAGCGGGCGCCGCCACCTCTGCCACACTGGATCTTGACCTGGCCCTAACAGGGGCGGAAGCTGTTGTTTTGTGCACTCCCGTGGGCGCGATAGCGGATAAAGCCGAATCCATAGCAAACCTTATTTCAAAAGAATGTCTTGTAACCGATGTGGGCAGCACGAAAAAAAGCATAGTCCTGAAACTCGAGAAGATTTTTGAGAATAAAGCGCTTTTTATCGGATCTCATCCTATTGCGGGCACGGAAAAACGGGGTGTTTCTGCGGCTACTGACAGGCTTTTCCATAACGCGGTGTGTGTTCTTACGCCGACCGATAAAACGCCTCACGCCGCTGTTGCCAGGGCTCATTCTTTTTGGAAGATGCTCGGAGCCAGGTGCATTGAAATGTCTCCTGAAAAACATGATAAAATTTTAGCCAAAATAAGCCATCTTCCCCATCTCGCGGCATATGCGCTTGTCCGCGCTATAGCCGCAAATGCCGATATCGATATGGATGCAAAATTGGTCGGCGGCGGATTTTTAGACGCGACAAGAATAGCTTCATCACCTGCGGATTTATGGGTTGACATATTTATGGATAATAAAAAAGAAATCCTCTTTTCAGCGAAAGAATTTGTGAAAGAAATAAACAGGATTATCGATGCTTTGGAAAAAGAAGATAAGGGTACACTTCAGAAACTCTTGGAAGAGTCGAAAACAAAACGGGATAAAATCGTCGAACATTTAAAGAAATGAGCAATCTTCATATCACCCCTGTTTCTAAAGTCGCCGGTGAAGTGGACTTACCGGGTGATAAATCTATTTCCCACAGGGCTGTGATACTTGCCTCTATAGCGGAAGGGAATTCTGAGATCAGGGGTTTTCTGAGAAGTGACGATTGCCTGAATACTGTATCGGTTTTTCGTAATCTCGGGGTTGACATAGAAGATGACGGCAAGCTTATAAAAATAAAAGGCGCGGGGAAAAAAGGATTAAAAACCCCCGGCAAAGATTTATATTTCGGAAATTCCGGAACGGGAATAAGGCTTACGGCCGGAGCAGTTGCCGGATATCCTATAAATGCCGTGCTTACGGGCGATGAATCTCTTTCCGCAAGGCCGATGTCCAGGATAATTACGCCGCTTTCTATGATGGGGTGTAACGTATCCGGTGCGCCGGGAAAAAATAAAAATGATGTTACGGCGCCTCTCAAAATAAAGGGCGGAATGCTTGAAGGGATCTTCTATGATATGCCTGTTTCGAGCGCGCAGGTTAAATCCTGCATATTGATTGCCGGTTTGAACGCCGATGGCACAACCATAGTAAATTCGCTTTTGCCCTGCAGGGACCATACCGAAAAACTGCTTGAGTTTATGGGCGGCAAGATTCTTGTAACGGAGAAATCGGTGGCTGTTAATCCGGAAGCGAAACTGCATGGCGTAAGCATAATTGTGCCGGGTGATTTTTCGAGCGCGGCGTTTTTAATCGCGGCGGCTCTGGTAACAAAAAAATCCGAGCTGCTGATAAAAAATGTCGGGTTAAACCCTACAAGAACCGGTTTTTTGAAAATCATCCAGAAAATGGGAGCGAAGGTAGAGATTAGTTATGATAATACAGGGTGTTACAGCGAACAGGCCGGCGATATTTTTGTCAGGAGTTCTTCTCTGAGAGCGGTTGAGGTTTCGGGAAAAATAATCCCCAATAGCATCGATGAAATCCCTGTTATTGCGCTTCTCGCGACATTTGCGGAAGGCACAACTGTAATCAGGAACGCCGGGGAATTAAGGCATAAAGAATCCGACAGGATCTCTAATATTGTAAGTAATTTAAAATCCGCCGGAGCGGATATTCAAGAAACAGACGACGGAATGATTATAAACGGCCCTTCTGAATTCAAAGCGGGTGTTTTTGACAGCAAGGGAGACCACCGGATAGCGATGGCTATGGCGATAGGCGCGTTAACAGCGGATAAGGACTCTTCGATTGAAGGGTCTGAGTTTATCAATACGTCATTCCCCGGTTTTGAAAAAATACTGAAGAAAATTGCCAGGTAACTTCTTGTGTTTTGAATTTGTTTTATATTTTATGCTTTGAATTTTGTGTTTGTTTAGTATTTAGAATTTAGGACTTAGGATTTACTTCGTATTTCGAGTTTCGTGCTTAGAATTTTGAATTTTATCTATTGAGGGGATCATAAATGCCCGACAGGAAGAACCCCATTATTGCCATAGACGGACCCGCAGGCTCGGGAAAAAGCACTATCTCAAAACTTTTAGCCGAGAAACTGAATTATTCTTATATAAATACCGGCGCAATGTACAGGGCAGTCGCGCTCAAGGTTATGTCTTCAGGCTTCCCGCTTGAAGACACTGCTTCGATAACTAAAACCGCGCGGGAAATAAAAATAGAGTTTAAAAACATCGACGGCAAGACAAAAATCTTTATTGACGGAGCTGAATCTAACCGGCTTGTTTTCAAGCCGGGAGTGGATAAGGTAGCTTCAACAGTGTCAAAAATTCCGGATGTCAGAAAGGCAATGGTCGCGCTGCAGCGTAAAATGGGCGAAAAAGGCGGTGTTGTGCTTGAAGGAAGGGATATCGGGACGGTGGTATTTCCGGATGCCGAATTTAAGTTTTATCTCGATGCCGGTATCGAAGAAAGGGCGAAGAGGCGATATAACCAGTTAAAAGAGAAGGGCGAGGAAAGGAATTTGGATACTCTTGCGCGGGAAATTGAAAAAAGAGACAATCAGGATTCGACCAGAAAGACCAGCCCGCTGAGAAAAGCCGAGGATGCCGTTTATGTTGATACAACCGGCATGACGATAGGTCAGGTAATAGACAGGATATCATCGCATATAAGGGGAAAAACAGGGAAATGACGTATTTGATAAGCAGGTTTATTATAAAAGTTTTCGCTAAATTGTTCTGGTCTTTTAAAACATATAACATGGACCGGGTACCGGCAAAAGGAGCTGTTATTATCGCCGGCAACCATGCCAGTTATATGGACCCACCGCTTGTAGGCTGTTGCGTGAAAAGGAAACTGTGGTTTGTGGCGCGGAAGACTCTTTTCAGAAATAAGTTTATGGGAAGGTATCTTAAAATGATACAGGCGATGCCTATTGATAACAAAGCGGCTGATGTCGGAGCACTGAAGATGATCTTAAAAAAATTGAAAGAGGGCGAAGGTGTTGTTATATTTCCGGAAGGGACACGGTCAACGGATGGGGAACTGCAGGATCCGAAACTCGGCATCGGCGCCATCGTCCTTAAAACAGGTGTTCCTGTCGTCCCTGCCTACATCCGGAATTCCTATAATGCCTGGCCGCGCGACTCCAAGACGCCCAAATTCGGGGTGAAAGTCAAAGTCTATTACGGCAAGCTCCTGCAATTCAACAAGATAGCAAAACCTTCCAAAGAAGAAATCAAAGAAGCCTCCGAGCGCATTATGAGGGAGGTGGAGGCTTTGAAAGAGGGGGCTGTTTAAAAGCATCAGACTAATTAGATGATTTTTAAAGGAGGTTTTTATGAAGTTCAGAACCACCGTGATTGTCTTAATCGTGATATTGATACTTTGTGTTTTGGGTTTAATTATCAACTATAACGGTTTTGTGAAATCGGAAAAGGAAGTTGAAGAAGCAAAAGCGCAGATAGAGGTTGCTTATCAAAGAAAAATAGACCTTATTCCTAATCTGGTCGAAGTTGTGAAGGGCTATGCAAAACACGAGAGAGAAACGTTTGTCGCCGTTTCAGAAGCCCGAAGCAGCGCAAAAGAAGCATTGGACAGTGTCGCCGGTAAAAAAGATTTTACCAAGGAAGACCTAAAAATGCTGAATGATTCCCAGTCAAAGCTCAATGTCTCTTTAATGCCTTTGTTTGCTGTAGTCGAAAGATACCCTGATTTAAAATCACAGGCGAGTTTCCTGTCTTTGCAGGATCAGCTTGAGGGCACGGAAAACAGGATTGCGGTTGCCAGGAACAGATACAACCATGATGTTAAAATCTACAACATAAAGATATCTGCGTTTCCCGGAAACATTCTGGCTTGCCTGTTTGGTTTTAGCAAGAAAGACAGTTTTGAATCCTCTGCGGCGACGACCGGTGAAACCGTGAAGGTGGAATTTTGATAAAGGTAATAAGAAATTTATGCGCGGCGTTATGTGTTTTTATAATCCTGGGGTTTTTATCAGGCGGCTGCGGCCATAAAGATGAAAAATTTGACCTTTCTAAAATAATAAAATCCCGCCCGAAAAAAAACTTTTCTGTTTATGATTACGCCAAAATACTCAGTTTTCCCGATGAGTATCTCATGAAACGAACTGGGAGTTTTAAAAAAGAATACAATATGGAAGTTGTGGTTGTGATAATACCTTCTTTGGACGGAAAAGATGTGGTAGAGGTATCTTCCGATCTGTTTTCAAATTGGAACATTGGTAAAGACAACAATGGCAGAGGCATTTTGTTTCTTGTATCACAGGATGAGAATCTTGTTAAAGTTGAAGTAGGGTATGCGCTGGAAAATACGCTGACTGATTTTTTCTGCGGCTATATAGAACGCAATACAATGGCTCCTTTTTTCGAAAACAACCAGATAGACGAGGGATTCAGTTATTCCCTTTGGAGAATTGAAGATAGGATAGAGGGAAAATTGACTGACGGGAAAATAGAAAATCTCAAAAAAGCGGGTGATGAATATTTATCCGGCGGAGGAGGGGTGAAAGCAAAAAGTCCCATAGGAAAATTTCCTGTTTATCAGGAACTGCCGGATGTTGAAAAGGAATATTATTCCGCCCAGCCGACACCTGAACTTCTGTGGGAAAGGTACCTTGAGGCCATTAAAAATAATGTGACAGACCCTTCTTTGGGGATTTACGCTGAAAGCAAAAATGCCATGTTGAAACGTTATCAGGAATTCTCGACGGGATATAACTGGGATTGTTATCAGAAATATTCGTCTTGTCCATATGAAATAAAAGAGAAGGGCGATTATGCCGTTCTTATCAGCGACCCCAGAGTTTTCTTTATGAAGAAAAACGAAAAGGGGTGGCAGATAGATTTCGTGAACATGAGAAAATGGTCGCGGGGAACTGAAGGCTGGATTATATGCGGAAGCAAGCATCCGTACATATTTCCTTTTAAGGAGGAAAAATATGCGTCCAGACTCAAAGATGGGCGGTATTTTTACGAGTATTCCAATGTTTCGGGTGTCTCCGATAATTTTGAAGAGTATCTGACTAAATATGAACGTTTACTTGAGGAAGACCCGGATAATGTCGACTATATGATAAAATTGGCGGAAGGTTATATGGACCTTACTTTGCCACACCTAGCGGTTCCTCTCTTTAAAAAAGCCATTCTGATTGAACCGGATAATCCTCTGCCCTATAAATATCTGGGGCTTATGTACAGAGATTTGCTGCACTGTTACAAAGAGGCAGAGAAGTTCATTGACAAATATATAAAATTGCGTCCTTATGATCCCAAAGGGTATGAGTATGCGGGTAATTTATATATCAGGTTGGAAAGGACTAAAGAGAACTGTGAGAAAGCCGCAAAATACTGGCTTGGATATGCCGAATGTTCTGAAAACAATAAGAATTATGGCTACAACAATGCTGGATATTTTTATTTTAAATGTCAAAATTATGATAAAGCTGAGGAATGTTTTTATAAGGCGTTGAAACTTAATCCCAGGGATAAATATCCGATAGAGTGGCTTAAGAAAATGCACTCTCCTATCCCTGCATTGCCTCAGGAAGAAAGTTCTCATACGGAAGTGGTTTTCGAGCAAAAACCTGTCAGCGGAGCCAAAGCATGGGCATTAGCAGCTTCAGCTGTTTTGACGGAGGTGAATGGGCGTAGTCATGTTTTACTAGGCACCAGGAAAGCAACAGAAAAAAACATTGAAAAACAGCGAAAAGCTATAGATGAATGGTGGGACATAAAGACTAAAAAAGATTTGATAGGATCATTAAGATGGATTAAAGAAGGAGGTCACCGCAAAGGTTTTGAAAAAAT includes these proteins:
- a CDS encoding LemA family protein translates to MKFRTTVIVLIVILILCVLGLIINYNGFVKSEKEVEEAKAQIEVAYQRKIDLIPNLVEVVKGYAKHERETFVAVSEARSSAKEALDSVAGKKDFTKEDLKMLNDSQSKLNVSLMPLFAVVERYPDLKSQASFLSLQDQLEGTENRIAVARNRYNHDVKIYNIKISAFPGNILACLFGFSKKDSFESSAATTGETVKVEF
- a CDS encoding 1-acyl-sn-glycerol-3-phosphate acyltransferase encodes the protein MTYLISRFIIKVFAKLFWSFKTYNMDRVPAKGAVIIAGNHASYMDPPLVGCCVKRKLWFVARKTLFRNKFMGRYLKMIQAMPIDNKAADVGALKMILKKLKEGEGVVIFPEGTRSTDGELQDPKLGIGAIVLKTGVPVVPAYIRNSYNAWPRDSKTPKFGVKVKVYYGKLLQFNKIAKPSKEEIKEASERIMREVEALKEGAV
- the aroA gene encoding 3-phosphoshikimate 1-carboxyvinyltransferase, which codes for MSNLHITPVSKVAGEVDLPGDKSISHRAVILASIAEGNSEIRGFLRSDDCLNTVSVFRNLGVDIEDDGKLIKIKGAGKKGLKTPGKDLYFGNSGTGIRLTAGAVAGYPINAVLTGDESLSARPMSRIITPLSMMGCNVSGAPGKNKNDVTAPLKIKGGMLEGIFYDMPVSSAQVKSCILIAGLNADGTTIVNSLLPCRDHTEKLLEFMGGKILVTEKSVAVNPEAKLHGVSIIVPGDFSSAAFLIAAALVTKKSELLIKNVGLNPTRTGFLKIIQKMGAKVEISYDNTGCYSEQAGDIFVRSSSLRAVEVSGKIIPNSIDEIPVIALLATFAEGTTVIRNAGELRHKESDRISNIVSNLKSAGADIQETDDGMIINGPSEFKAGVFDSKGDHRIAMAMAIGALTADKDSSIEGSEFINTSFPGFEKILKKIAR
- a CDS encoding prephenate dehydrogenase produces the protein MKLKKVVIVGPGLIGGSIGKTLLTNKLSEKIVAVVRRESAVDEVVKAGAATSATLDLDLALTGAEAVVLCTPVGAIADKAESIANLISKECLVTDVGSTKKSIVLKLEKIFENKALFIGSHPIAGTEKRGVSAATDRLFHNAVCVLTPTDKTPHAAVARAHSFWKMLGARCIEMSPEKHDKILAKISHLPHLAAYALVRAIAANADIDMDAKLVGGGFLDATRIASSPADLWVDIFMDNKKEILFSAKEFVKEINRIIDALEKEDKGTLQKLLEESKTKRDKIVEHLKK
- the cmk gene encoding (d)CMP kinase, with product MPDRKNPIIAIDGPAGSGKSTISKLLAEKLNYSYINTGAMYRAVALKVMSSGFPLEDTASITKTAREIKIEFKNIDGKTKIFIDGAESNRLVFKPGVDKVASTVSKIPDVRKAMVALQRKMGEKGGVVLEGRDIGTVVFPDAEFKFYLDAGIEERAKRRYNQLKEKGEERNLDTLAREIEKRDNQDSTRKTSPLRKAEDAVYVDTTGMTIGQVIDRISSHIRGKTGK
- a CDS encoding DUF1266 domain-containing protein; this encodes MIKVIRNLCAALCVFIILGFLSGGCGHKDEKFDLSKIIKSRPKKNFSVYDYAKILSFPDEYLMKRTGSFKKEYNMEVVVVIIPSLDGKDVVEVSSDLFSNWNIGKDNNGRGILFLVSQDENLVKVEVGYALENTLTDFFCGYIERNTMAPFFENNQIDEGFSYSLWRIEDRIEGKLTDGKIENLKKAGDEYLSGGGGVKAKSPIGKFPVYQELPDVEKEYYSAQPTPELLWERYLEAIKNNVTDPSLGIYAESKNAMLKRYQEFSTGYNWDCYQKYSSCPYEIKEKGDYAVLISDPRVFFMKKNEKGWQIDFVNMRKWSRGTEGWIICGSKHPYIFPFKEEKYASRLKDGRYFYEYSNVSGVSDNFEEYLTKYERLLEEDPDNVDYMIKLAEGYMDLTLPHLAVPLFKKAILIEPDNPLPYKYLGLMYRDLLHCYKEAEKFIDKYIKLRPYDPKGYEYAGNLYIRLERTKENCEKAAKYWLGYAECSENNKNYGYNNAGYFYFKCQNYDKAEECFYKALKLNPRDKYPIEWLKKMHSPIPALPQEESSHTEVVFEQKPVSGAKAWALAASAVLTEVNGRSHVLLGTRKATEKNIEKQRKAIDEWWDIKTKKDLIGSLRWIKEGGHRKGFEKMGAYISSLNFAQYNQLLAQEGTNPESKNKINIVSKYYKKLGDKSLLGWDYSRYISLCRWGYLTGLLSEEETWQLIMPVVRMLQKRFDSWKDLGENYLIGRQYWSYSQTQKNGDEYEEAYQKLLNDPRSPWNTLPWDMNLN